Within the Verrucomicrobiota bacterium genome, the region GCGCCGAAATACGAGCGCGTGCGCAAGCTCGTCAATGAGGGCGCCGTGGGGACGATTTTCCAGATGCGCCAATGCGAGAAACATTCCGGCCCGCACAGCGATTGGTTTTACGACATCAACCAATCCGGCGGCGGCGCGCTCATGGACATGGGCTGCCATGGCATCGCCTGGTTTCGGTGGATGCTAGGCGGGCGCCCCAAAGCGGTCTCGGTTTACGCCCACATGCAAAACGGCTTGATCCACAAAGGCCGGACGCGCGCCGAAGAAAACTCGGTGTGCACGGTGGAATTTGAAGGCGGCGCCATTGGCATCGCGGAGAACAGTTGGGCCAAACACGGCGGCATGGACGATCGCGTGGAGGTCTATGGAACCGGCGGCGTGATTTATGCGGATCTTTTTGTCGGCAACTCCGCGCTCACTTACAGCGAAAAAGGCTACGGTTATGCGATGGAAAAGGCGGGCTCGACGAAGGGCTGGTCGTTTACGATTTTTGAGGAGGCGTTCAATCAAGGTTATCCCCAGGAACTGAAACACTTCATCGAATGCGTCCGCGAAGACAAGCCACCGCTTGTGACCGGCGAAGACGGGCGCGCGGTGCTTGAAATCATGTATGCCGCGTATCGCTCGGCGCGGACCGGCCAAAAAGTCCCGCTGCCTTTCCACGCCAAAGCTTCCAGGCCAGTTGATCTTTGGCTGAACGGATGACCACTATCGGGAGCCTGCTCTCGCCCCATGAACCGAAAACTGCACGGACCGCAGCCTTTAGGCTGCTTCCGCGCACTCGCCGGAGTCCAGCGTTGAAGCGGCCTAAAGGCCACGGTCCGGAGGAACGGTTCCATGGGAAGCCACGAATTTCACGAATTGTCGTGAATCCGCGATGCTCAAAAATAATTCGAGTGATTTTGAGGGAATACGCGTATAACGTTCGGACATCTAACAGGTCGATAACTAATTATGAAACGAATCAAATCATTCCCTCTCACTGTACTTCTGACGGCGCTCCTGGGCAGTTCTGCGGGCCTCCTGGCTGCGGACAAGAAGGCCGAAAAAAAGGCGAAACCTTACCCTCTCAACCTTTGTGTCGTTTCCAACGAGAAGCTGGACAGCATGGGCGAACCTTTTGTCTTCGTGCACGAGGGCCGCGAAGTGAAACTCTGCTGCAAAGATTGCCGGAAAGACTTCGACAAGAACACGGCCAAGTTTGTCGCCAAGATCGACGAGGCGGCAAAGAAGGTGAAGCCTTATCCGTTGCAGCTCTGCGTCGTCTCTGACGAAAAACTGGACAGCATGGGCGAACCGTTCGTGTTCATCCATGATGGACAGGAGATCAAGCTCTGCTGCAAGGACTGCAAGAAGGACTTCGACAAGAAC harbors:
- a CDS encoding Gfo/Idh/MocA family oxidoreductase is translated as MAKTKVALLGAGFIADIHMESYHRFVPDAEVVAVYTRDAQKAEAFARKHKIPRAFNDLDKAIAESGCEVVDICVPNFLHHRAVLSAVKAGKHIIIEKPFAVTLEEADEMIAACKSANRKLMYAEELCFAPKYERVRKLVNEGAVGTIFQMRQCEKHSGPHSDWFYDINQSGGGALMDMGCHGIAWFRWMLGGRPKAVSVYAHMQNGLIHKGRTRAEENSVCTVEFEGGAIGIAENSWAKHGGMDDRVEVYGTGGVIYADLFVGNSALTYSEKGYGYAMEKAGSTKGWSFTIFEEAFNQGYPQELKHFIECVREDKPPLVTGEDGRAVLEIMYAAYRSARTGQKVPLPFHAKASRPVDLWLNG